In Propionispora vibrioides, a single genomic region encodes these proteins:
- a CDS encoding alpha/beta fold hydrolase, with translation MGCYVKVEENVKLYVEDLNQAGCETIVFLHGWPADYTMFEYQFAYLIQKGFRCVGIDQRGFGRSDKPADGYDYNRLADDVYGVIRQLGLQDVTLAGHSTGGAIAVRYMARHRGYGVAKLVLCAAAAPSLIQRPYFPYGLPREAIEKIIRDTYTDRPAMLRDFGDMFFFQYVTQPFADWFFQLGLKAALWSTAAVATTWLGEEKLFSDLESIEVPTLILHGIHDRVCHFPLGEAQEQGIRHSRLIPFCYSGHALFRDERDKFNKELADFAAEYR, from the coding sequence ATGGGATGCTATGTAAAAGTTGAAGAAAACGTCAAGCTCTATGTAGAGGACTTAAACCAGGCAGGCTGTGAAACCATTGTCTTTTTGCATGGTTGGCCTGCCGATTATACCATGTTTGAATATCAGTTTGCCTATTTGATCCAGAAAGGCTTTCGCTGCGTAGGCATTGATCAGCGGGGCTTCGGCCGCTCCGATAAGCCGGCTGACGGCTACGACTATAACCGGCTGGCCGATGACGTCTACGGCGTAATCCGCCAACTGGGGTTACAAGATGTTACCTTGGCCGGCCACTCCACCGGCGGCGCCATCGCCGTCCGCTACATGGCCCGCCACAGAGGATACGGCGTGGCAAAACTGGTCCTTTGCGCGGCAGCGGCCCCCAGTCTCATTCAACGGCCGTACTTTCCTTATGGTCTACCGCGGGAAGCCATTGAAAAAATCATCCGGGACACCTATACCGACCGGCCGGCGATGCTGCGGGATTTTGGCGACATGTTCTTTTTTCAATATGTCACCCAGCCTTTCGCTGATTGGTTTTTCCAGCTCGGGCTAAAGGCCGCCCTATGGTCTACGGCAGCCGTGGCCACCACCTGGCTGGGCGAGGAAAAACTTTTTTCCGACCTGGAAAGCATCGAAGTCCCCACCTTGATCCTGCATGGCATTCACGACCGCGTCTGCCACTTCCCCTTGGGCGAAGCACAAGAGCAGGGCATCAGGCATTCCCGGCTCATCCCCTTCTGCTATAGCGGTCATGCCTTGTTCCGGGACGAGCGGGACAAATTCAATAAAGAACTGGCGGACTTCGCGGCGGAATACCGTTAA